The genomic stretch tacaacctagAGGGCTGGGTTCTCCCATTTTTGACCCAATCCTGTATTGAAAAtatcccagcattttttagcGCATGTTTCATCAACTTAAATGTTTCTATCATGACTAATGATTACCcgaagtaaaataaaatgtacttgaaagtactaaataaataatgtaaaagtTATACACTaaaaaagtccttttaaagcagtttatttctgataacaagaaGATTACCTTAGTCAACTCATAGCTCaagcgtatcaaaaactacactgagctaacattattttaactataaaattattatatacAATGTCAACTACAGATTGGCTGCTAAACCTTCCTGCTAAAAAAAAACCAACagacaccatcacagaaattctattggttttattggaAATTGTATTGGTtgtaatggaatatggcccaaaacacactacagtgtattggtctttgttggtctctaatggtatgtattggttctttatattggttctaatggaatatggcccaaaacacactacagtgtagtggttttaatggtaaaagctaatggttcctattggtattttaatggaaaccattctgtaatggttttattggggGTTTTTTTCAGCTGGGCTTTCCTCACATAGCAGTGATCCAAGTGGTCTCCCCTTGTCTTCAGGAAAcctaaacatttattttctacgaggtatttgttccagactTCAGTTAAGCTATAGTCAGACCATTAATCAAACACAGACCAGAAATGTCAAATAAGTCTTTGATGTCCCCAGGTTACAtctgtgaagttctagctcaagatactatatagataatttatgttagcatgttaaaatcgccactttgtaggtgtgagcaaaaatgtgctgtttttgggtgtgtcctgttaaatgtaaatgagctgatctctgcactaaatggcagtgctgtggttggatagtgcagattaaggggtgctattatccccttctgacatcacagggaaagccaaatttcacatgcttgcagagaatggtttaccaaaactaagttactgggttgatctttttcacattttctcaGTTGATAGAAACACTATGAACCCAAttacagcacttaaacatgaaaaagtcagatttccgtgatatgtcccctttaagttccGTTGAAAACGTCTATAGAAGTTTAGGCAAAACACTTGCCACCAAATATGTGTGATAATTTCTGTAAGCACCCACCAAACAGAAAATACTTTATTGTTCATTCTGCAATATTTTAACTCAGTCGTGGGCCAAGACCCGAAAACCTTTCCATCTGATAAAGCGCTGATAGTAGCAGGACCTGACAAACGATGTACAGCCTGCTGTCTTAAGGAACATATTGGATTTTCAGGCCTGCTGATTTGCTGAGAAAACCCGAACCCCCCACAAACCCCCACTCATATCCCCCTTGTGGCTTCTTAAAAGAGGCCTTGGGGAGTTCTGCTTTTTTTAGTAGATTCATTGTTGCAATTAAAAATAATGCCAGAAGCCCCTGGAGGTAAGACAGAATGTGTGTATGTATCTAGAAAATGGCAGCTGTGGACACAAAGCCGGCAACAGAAAGTgttcaaaatattaaacaacACAGCAAGGGGAGACATTTTTGTTTAACAGGGCTTATGGTACCTAACACACGACTACAGCCAGATTTACAGTGACAGGGCTGGTGAATGAGGGCTAAATGattttatgtgtttgtgttgaaaaACATCTATCATGGCTGAAAGATAAACAGCTTAAATGAAAACACTTTagctgaaaatgaaaaaaaaaagaattataaaaatgcatttttttaatacatgAATTTAATATCTATATGGACATATATAAAAGTTTAACGTAATGCTTTAAGAGCTCTAACATGACAGAAAAATCTCCATTAAATCCTTGTTTTGACAATCAGCGTTCTTTAAAAACATCCCTTATACGTCACATCGCATGATGTGTTGCTGGGGAATCCCTCTTCTACCtcccaaaaacaaaaaaacaacaggATTTAAGGATTTGCTCAAGCAGGGTGCTTATTCGTGGGTTGGCATTACGCCCACTGGGATTAACATTTCTATTACTAAATGCCAAAGAAGAGAAAGAGTAAATCATAAATCAAACCTGTAACCCCACACCACTTCcttaaaaaattacaaaaatggtTGCAGATGATTTGTATTTGTCTTAAATGAAACaccctttattttactttatataaAACATACATTGATATGTACACAAGTTCTCAAAGGTTCATTTGAGTCAGTCATAATTCCAGTGTATCTCATAAGTCCAGATGTTACTATGATAATGTATTAAACTCATATAGTGCTCCTTATACAATCAGATTTTATCCACCATCACTTATTTCACATTCTTCAGTGCATCAAGCTTTAATGAAAACGCATCAATCTGGCTAAGACATGTTTAGAGGAAGGATTTAATTATCCTTGCGTTTGCtaaatgcatgtaaatgtaaatttaattaaaGATCAGATGAATCGTTGTAAAGCCATTATAAAACTGATTTAGGTAAAACTGATGGCCTATAGAATAACTGAAATGAATCAGACACAGTCTTAGCATAACACATTCATTGGTTGTTTCTGCTTTAGTTCTTGTATTGGAGAAATGCAGAGTCATGTCTTATTTGCGTTTCAGGAGCTGACGAGAATGGGTGTGAACGGCCTCCACAAATGCGCCCACATTTTCTGGGTCCATGTCAGGGTACAGCCCATGACCCAGATTAGCAATGTAGCCCTTCATGCCAAAGCCCTCCAGCATCTTCCTCACGATCTCTGATATACGCtcctaaacacacaaacaaagaaGTTTGAAATTGTTTATCATACACAAACCTTGTCTTCTTTAGTTCTCTGGTTTTTGAGCTGCAATTTTCCAAAAAAAGCTAGACAGACACTCCCTGATAACTTCTGAAATGATTAGGGAGGAAATGTATTTTGGAGGTTGAACATCAATGCTATGAAAGCCATGCTTTTTATGCATGAGCAATGAAAGCCAGGGAGAGCTCTGTGTGGAAAACAGCTGTTCATAAGGGTCGGGTTACTTGCGGGGCCcaaatttgtaaaaacaaaAGGGCCTCTTTATTTTGAAACTGAGTAACCAGAATTTCAAGATTTTAATACATCTTAGCTAACTTAAAATTAGGCTGAAGTTCAACGTTTCAGTCAgttgtgtgttgtttttaaatgcttgTGCTCACCTTTGTGGCATAAAGAGCGCAGGGATCCATGTTGCCTTGCAAACTAACTTTTCCTCCAGTTTTCACACtgaaagtaaaacaaaatgtaCCAAAGGTAAGTGACACTGATTTCCAAATAAGAACAAATTTATTTTACCGACAAACAAATACATATGAACCTTACCatgaaaaaattaagttttaaccaaattaaaattattttttaaccatGCTGGTATCTCacactcttaactctttcaggaagaatcatgaaaaatgcttaaggggaaagagttaaaaataaaggtgcacaGAAGAACCTTTTCTGTCTAAATGGTTCCTTAAAGCACCTTTTAACATCTGaaaaacctttctgtttcacaaaaggttcttcaAAGTGAAAAACCgttcttcagattataaaaatgcattaagaAATGGTTATTTAAAGAACATAGTGGTTCTTTGTTGAACCAAAAAggttttaagcacctttattttttggAGTGAATATGTCCATATTTGGTGGCTTAAATACCGATGTGAGGTTTCTGTTTAcatttctcaaactttttaaaatatttttgttaggaAAGCACAGATTACAGAACTGTCACGCCCATGTTTCCTCAAAAATGCACACAcggaaatttaaataaaatattttttgttcttTGAAGAGGCGTCCCTTCTCAAGTATTACTGGTTTTGGTGTATTTTTATACACAGAATTTATACAAAGTATGTTGTCTCCCAAAAActtttgtcacatccataataCATGAGTACAAAttgatatttttctgatgtctagacttattaaaacataagcaGATGATTCAATATATTGGTAAAAAAACTTCtctaaaatctaaataaattagattttaatttttgactgaaaatgtcacatccataacgctCAGATACATTATAAGTcatacatttaaatgcataaatataaatgactaaataaatgacagtttaaatgactaaatatatttttcataaacaTAAAACCTTTTGATATAAATGTATATGCTTAAATTCCTAAAGTAGTTTTGTACACAACATATTGTGCCTATTAAGTGTCCATCTTACAGTATAAAGGAACTATAATACTATTGAAACAGCTACGTCAGGAacttaaaataatggaaagGTATACCTActtcattttgtgttattttcaacctgatctcacaaatttccgtggtatagtcacagaatattttgctcatttatccatGGTATTGTCATggatctctgcatttttctgtgtccgtaccacggactttcttttccgtgtcagtttcacgtattggttactcaatagtttttcctatttttaaatcaatgtcGCTTGGgttttggggttagatttggagtttcactttaactattggtttatactattatTCTCTGATTGGTAAACAATTGTCGCTTAGAGTTGTGTTTGGGTtgacattttatgtaacagaaacaTAGAAAGTCGtcctaaccccaaacccaagtgacaatggtaagaaaataggaaaaacaaatgagtaaccaatacgtgaaattgacacggaaaagaaagtcgtggtACAGCCATGGAAAaatgacaatgacacggataaatgagcaaaatatttgTGACTATACCACAGACATTTGTGAGATCAGACTGATTATTTTATAGCTTTCCTTATTTGCCATTATTCTAAAAATGCAAATTAAAGATAATACAGGAGTAGATGTGTCTTGAGTTTTGACAGGTATATTATGTACAAAGTGCCTTGAAAAAGTATTCTGACACAGACTACTGAATATTTATCAGAAGGACTTGGCATCTTATTAAATAAAGAGACTTCTCAAAATAAGCATTGTATCCGGCTCATCCTACTAGCTTGAATAATCTGGAGCAAATTTCAATAAAAGAATTAACTTAAAATCACATCAGGGCattttcccggacagggattagactagtcctagactaaatcaatgtaagagctgtctcaaaatgcacacaagtaatgttttatttagacatgtttgttaaaactagatatatttcctaattaaactaaggcctagtcgtGGCTTAAGCCAATCACTATACGTAAAACCACCccattgttttacatttttaaaccgtTTTTCTAAGACAAATTTTTGCAAGGCATTGGATGTAATGCGTGGTGGCACATACAAGTGAAATCAGAAAGCAAACTCTTTTATCAAAGCTGAAGGCAGCACACTGCAACCTGGTACCAGCTACACATCTCTGTGACTAACCGTGCTAAATGAGGATCAATGGTCCAGTCTAGACCCACTACTTCATAACCAGAGTCAGAGAGGTCCTCAAGCCCATAATGGCCATCTTTAGCAAAAACAATCTGCACAGAAAACACATGAGTTAATGTAAAGAGATTGCCATTGTGACTCATGCTAGCTACAGTGAAAGAAGATCTGATACTGACCACTAGTGGCAGATTATATTATTACAAGTGTTCATTCAAATAATACGagtataaaattaaataaaatcatgacattttGGTAACATTTTGATTCTTTAAGAACTAaaaacatttgcaaatgatataaagaaggCAAAACGTGTTATAAATGTTTCACTTgttaaaagttcttaaaatttcaaatttaatgcattttgtttaaaaaaaaaaaaaaaagctccGCTCACCATAGGCACACTGTTCAAACTGGATTCTTTGATCTTGTCCTTAACACGGCGGGCAATGTCTCTCAGGTATGGTAGAGAAAACTCTTTAAACTCTATTGGGCCCAAACAACCAGCATGAGACTCGAAAACCTGCAGTGCCTGAAAGAGAGAATGTGTATTTACAGCTGAAATGCATATGTTTTGTGATTCTCAAATATGTGACCCTTTTGGTTAATAATCGGTTacaatctaattatgagattagaatcatcaaagtttgatttcactcactGATTTCACAATTATTTTCTGACATGACTTTACTCCGTCAATATAAAGATTGCAAGGATATATTTTCATATAATTAGTTTGAATTATGTATGATGATttaagtaaaaaacaaaaaacacacacaaagaaaGACTAGCTGGCaatcacaggcagggtcacatatttacaGAACTGACCTTAAAGAATGTATGAGCTTTGTCTCACTTACCTGAGCTCCAGCTTTCACCTGGCCTAGAAGATACTCCACTATTACATCTGTGATCTGGCTCAGGAGTTTGTGGCTGGCTTCTGGGTGTCTGTATAGCCAGCGTTTAGCCTTTGAGTGTGTGGTGGATCCTCCTCCTTCAATCATGTAGGACATGAGAGTCCACTACCATTCAGAAAAGATTGAGAACAGATTATTATCATTATTCCCAAacactttacatttatgcattcgaCAGACCCTAatgtgacttacagtgcattaaaacTATACTTTTTTAAATGAGTATGCGTCTACCTTGGAAATGGAACCAATGGCCTTTGCAAAGCTAACAAGGATGTATAGTTATTAGTGTGTGCTTGTCTACTCACAGGGGCTCCTGTAAAGCCAATAAGAGGAACCTTTCCCTCTATTCTGTGGCGTGTTAACGTGATGGCTTTGAAAACATAGTTGAGTTCTGATGACACGTCCACTTTGCTCCTAAGTCTCTGTAGATCTTCAGGCTCCTTCAGTGGTTCTGGGAATGTGGGGCCCTTTCCTGGAGTCATTTCAACATCCATTCCCATAGCCTAGTCCAACACATTAAAAGCATAAATCTGCACACTAAATATTCAAGTTCCTTCAGAGATTAGTCTCTAATCTTCTTAGTTCCTACATGAGCATTTATCAAAGTCGCAAAAACGTTTAGTACTAGAATGATCAATGAAAATGGATGCGGATCACAAAAGTGAAGTTCAAGTGAATAATTACGCACATTTTGGTCTGTCCCTCACACAACTTTTATAATACTTCTATGGCGCCGTGTCAGTCTTTTTAAATCTTAACAACCTCAGTATTTATTTACTATCATTACATATAAAAAGTGGGTAAGgacatatataaaaatatatttttatatggcaaatatggctatataaatgcagtccatatataaaatatatttttatatcacttttaacaatttggcattgttgcaaagcagctaaCATACACatatgtacacatacagtaaactCATATTAGTAAAGACAGTAAAAACATATGGAAAACAACTATAATTGTCTTTGGACTGTAATATTCATAGTACTTTTAAAGGGAAACTCCACTTTGTTTGGAAAATATACCATTAGActattagcatcacgctaaaaaataaccaaaaatttcagtatttttcctatttaaaactttcctatttaagactcttctgaccgacagaaaattaaaagttgcgattttctaggcagatatggctaggaactatactatcattctggcgtaataatcaaggacttttctgccgtaacatggctgcaggaagcacaatgatattacgcagtgcccaaaaatagtcccctgtcATTTAacgttactaaggggactattatcggctgctgcgtaatatcactacgcctgctgcagccatgttacggcagcaaagtccttgattattacgccagaatgagagtatagttcctagccatatctgcctaaaaaaaaaaaaaaaatcgcaacttttaattttctgtcggtcttagtacacaatttaactacagaagagtcaagttttaaatttttaaaaaatattgaaactctttggttatttttaggcgcgatgctaatggtctaatcagattgaatggattatgctaagctacgctaaaagtggtacagccagacccgaagatcagctgaatggatttcaaaattgtaaaaatcaaatgtttaactctaggggagctggaaaatgaacatattttcaaaaaaaagtggagtgtcaaGTATGCATATCAAATTTGTCAAGATAAATATTCACAATCAGCAACAAATCACCTTTTTTTAACCATTGTCACAATAGTGTAGAACATGCAAAATGACAAATTTGTTATAATTGTGAAAGTATTTGTGAAATATAAATGGTGTGTTACTCACCTGAGGCACTACCAGGATGTCAGAGAAGATAATGGCTGCATCGAATGGGAAGCGTCGGAGCGGCTGCAAAAAGTGATTTGAAACAACGTTAAACTCAGAAAGCCTAGATCTGTGGCTAAACAAGTGTTTCGGTTGTACTGACCTGTAGAGTAAGTTCACAACAAGCTTCAGGGGAACGGCATGTCTCAAAGAAATCTTTTCCAGCCCTGGATTCTCGGAATTCTGATGAAGATTTAAAAGAGAAGGGAAAAGCCATAcagaaatatttaatatttcagcACACTGgacttgtttaaaaaatgccTTTATTGATTATAAATGACCACATGTAGGACAGGTGTACACATCATCACCTGAAAATAACTGGGATGAAGACAGATTGTACATACCCGGCAGATAGCGTCCTGCCTGTCTCATACACCACACCGGAATGTGCTCCACCTCTTCTCCTCGTGCGGCTCTCAGGAATGTGTCATTTTTCAGCTCCGGGAAATCTTTGGGACTGGGATCAAGACAGCAGCAGAGTGTAAATGAACTTCAGTTTTCATATTTGAAATGGATGAAATGGGTTGAACTACTTGACTTGAGTAACTTTTCacatcattaaagggatagctcacccaaaaatgattTACTCATCATTTAATCACTCTCATGTGGTTACAAACTATAATTTCTTTCTTattatgaacacaaaggaagatattttgaggaatgtttgaaatcaaaacattcatgagcaccattcacttccatagtaggaaaaatgaatacaatgaaagtgaatggggctcacgaacggcatggttacaaacattcctcaaaatatcttccttcgtgttcatgagaacaaagacatttatacaggtttgtaacaacatgagagtgagaaaatgatgacagaattttcatttttgcatGAGTTGTCCCTTTAACAGTCCGGATTTGCTTGCATGTGTATCATTTAAACTGATCAGCCCGTCCCTTCCTCTGAGATATGGTGATCAGGTTTGACAGATGTTTTAGGCAACAAGTGAACAGAGCAGATAAGCACTGGACCAACGGCTTCTTCACATCCTGATAAGGTGACAATCCAGAGGGTGCCACACAATATACACCAAAGCCTATATATAGTGTCATGCTAtaatactaaaaaaatatattggcaAATATTGATACATTAATCAAATATGCCCAATACAATTGTTCATTGTTGTTTTAGGAATCATAAAGCATATCATTATTCCAACTagcatcattaaaaaaaaaaaaacactgttcaAACGTTTACAGTCCCTTgactaaaaatgttttttagaaTCTTAATTTCTTTTCCATCAGAAGGTGTGTGCTGCTTAAAAGTCTACCATTACCTATGcagacaaaatataaaaaaactttaattagaaaacttaaatattattaaaaacatgTTTGAAATGAGCTAGACCAAACAATGGTAGACAATAGGAGCCTAGAATAAAGGGAACTCGTTTGATATTGTATAATACCCTCAATATTATGATGAAAAACAGTTTGACAACTTTTGAACAGTGGTGTAATTATAATCAAAAGTAGTGCTGTATAAGTGTTTTGAATGCAGTTTATAGTCACGAAACTCGATATGTAACATCACACATGACA from Paramisgurnus dabryanus chromosome 6, PD_genome_1.1, whole genome shotgun sequence encodes the following:
- the urod gene encoding uroporphyrinogen decarboxylase; the encoded protein is MEKDLILPKDFPELKNDTFLRAARGEEVEHIPVWCMRQAGRYLPEFRESRAGKDFFETCRSPEACCELTLQPLRRFPFDAAIIFSDILVVPQAMGMDVEMTPGKGPTFPEPLKEPEDLQRLRSKVDVSSELNYVFKAITLTRHRIEGKVPLIGFTGAPWTLMSYMIEGGGSTTHSKAKRWLYRHPEASHKLLSQITDVIVEYLLGQVKAGAQALQVFESHAGCLGPIEFKEFSLPYLRDIARRVKDKIKESSLNSVPMIVFAKDGHYGLEDLSDSGYEVVGLDWTIDPHLARVKTGGKVSLQGNMDPCALYATKERISEIVRKMLEGFGMKGYIANLGHGLYPDMDPENVGAFVEAVHTHSRQLLKRK